AGTAGGTAAGAAAGAAAAAGCAGCGGCGTAGCAAAACGCGTTGTGGAACATAATGCTTGAAGCAGCAGGCCCTTGGGTTCTGCTGCTTTTTTTATCCCGGTCATTTCATTTCTTTTATCGCCTTCCTGAGCTTTTTGAGGACGTGGATCATCCCGTAGCGCTGCACGGTTTGCTGCTGTTATGAGGTACAAAATACCACTGTGAATACGGTTGCTGAACCGCCACAGCGAAGATCAAAGTAGGTAAGAAAGAAAAAGCAGCGGCGTAGCAAAACGCGTTGTGGAACATAATGCTTGAAGCAGCAGGCCCTTGGGTTCTGCTGCTTTTTTTATCCCGGTCATTTCATTTCTTTTATCGCCTTCCTGAGCTTTTTGAGGACGTGGATCATCCCGTAGCGCTGCACGGTTTGCTGCTGTTATGAGGTACAAAATACCACTGTGAATACGGTTGCTGAAATACTGATAAAGCCTCTAAAGTCGCCGCAGCATTGGGTTTTCCCAATCTTTATTTGTTCTATAATTTATATTATGTTAAATATAAAAACACCGGATTCTCCCCCTCAATAGCCCAATTAAATGACGGCATTTGCCGCATATGATTTACGATAGACGGAAGATCCGCGAGCCCGTGATGCCTACTCCACCCTGAACCAATCCACATCCACAAATCCCCGGGTCTCCTTCGTCGCATAATTGAATAAGCAGAATTTGTTCCCGGTAAATATTTTGAGGTTGAATTTCATCGCCAGTTCGTCACCCAAAGGCAGGAATCGGCTGTTGTCAAAACTATATTCGAATGATGCTTTTGCGGTGCTGTTCGAGGCGATGGCCCGCAAATAAACTGTCCGTCCGGTCATTCGTACAGAATCGATCACCTGGCCATTGTTGACCATAATGACGTATTTCGCACGATCTGTCTGCCTGACGCCAATATAGGCATACGGGTCCTGGAACACGGCCAGTCCGGCTATATCCCCATCTTTCATTGCTCCGGTTTCAATCTTTGTAACAGCAACGGTCGGGATCTGCGGATCGTAATGGGCAAATGGGCGCTGCGTCAGCGTATTCCGTGCTTCCCGCAGATTGGTCACCACTTTTGCTGTGGTCAGCCTCAGATATCCCGGCCTCCGGGTAAGCGACCATGCCGCCGGATCCGGGTTGTGATTCCAGCCCCATTGCATACCAAGGGCCTTTTCATTGAATTCATCAGATGTGGGCAACGCCTTCACTGGCCGGACCTTGCCAACATCCGGCTTTCTATGCCGCACCACTGCTTTTCCGTCAACGCCTACCATCGGCCAGCCATTCTCCCAGGCTACGGGTTGCAAAGACGGAAACCGGCCGAATGGCCCGCTGTCTACAAAAAGCATCGTCCACCACTCGCCGGACGGCGTCTGGATCAATGCTCCCTGGTGAATACCGAAATTCACGCCCGGCGTCGTATCCCGTATCACTACTTTCTGCTCATACGGCCCATAGATATGCTTTGAGCGGAGCGCCACCTGTATGCCGTCCCTGCCCCCGTAAGTGCCATACAGATAGTAATACCCATTGAGCTTATATACATGCATGCCTTCCAGTCCC
This genomic stretch from Chitinophaga sp. XS-30 harbors:
- a CDS encoding glycoside hydrolase 43 family protein; the encoded protein is MNIIFSGISMILFLLLPVTINAQQWKSDNGDGTYTNPVIPADYPDPDVIRVGDTYYMVSTTMFVFPGVTLLKSQDLVNWEYCANAVQRFDFSKCYDLDGCNRYAHGQWATSLKYHNGKFHLLFITLDEGGFLCTATDPEGPWEVRKLPKAFYDPGLFFDEDGRIYVVHGYGKISVTELDQHFAPKSRDSLVFTGDIRGGLEGMHVYKLNGYYYLYGTYGGRDGIQVALRSKHIYGPYEQKVVIRDTTPGVNFGIHQGALIQTPSGEWWTMLFVDSGPFGRFPSLQPVAWENGWPMVGVDGKAVVRHRKPDVGKVRPVKALPTSDEFNEKALGMQWGWNHNPDPAAWSLTRRPGYLRLTTAKVVTNLREARNTLTQRPFAHYDPQIPTVAVTKIETGAMKDGDIAGLAVFQDPYAYIGVRQTDRAKYVIMVNNGQVIDSVRMTGRTVYLRAIASNSTAKASFEYSFDNSRFLPLGDELAMKFNLKIFTGNKFCLFNYATKETRGFVDVDWFRVE